One Thermodesulfovibrionales bacterium genomic window, TGAGGTTATCGGCGGGATCGTGAGCAACAGTCTTGCCCTCCTCAGCGATGCAGGACACGTACTGACAGACGCCTTTGCCCTCGGCCTGAGTATCATAGCGGCGCGGATAAGCCGAAAACCTTCGGACCACAGGGCCACCTACGGTTATCAGCGGGTCGGCCTCCTCGCGGCGGTCATCAACGGGATAAGCCTTCTCGCGATCTCAGCCTTCATTTTCTTCGAGTCCTACAAAAGGTTTGTCGCACCGCCCCGGATAGACATCTCTCTCATGCTCGTCGTCGCTGCGTTCGGGCTGGCGGGCAATATCGTCATGGCCTTCATCATCGGCAGAAAGCATGAAGACCTGAACATCAGGAGCGCCTGGCTCCACGTGTTGGGAGATACACTCTCATCAATAGGCGTAATCGCGTCCGGGCTCATCATATTCTTCACGCAATGGACATACGCAGACCCTCTCGCGAGCGTCATTATCGGGATCGTCATCCTCTCGGGAGGAGCCAGGGTCGTGAAAGAAGCGATGGTCATCTTCCTCGAAATGACCCCGAAGGGGTTTCATGCGGAAGAGATTTCGAAGGTACTCTGCAACCTGCCCGAGGTGATGGGAGTCCATGATGTGCACATCTGGTCAGTCGCACATAAGCGGGTTGCCTTTACCGCTCACGTCTGGGTCCAAGACCGGAAATTGAGCGAGGTTGAAGGCGTACGGAAAAGGATCGAAAGCGTGCTCAAGGAAATGGGGATAGGCCATATTATCATCCAGTTCGAATGCGCGGAATGTGCAGCCAGCGAGCTCTACTGTCAGATTCACCTGAAGGACGAAGAATATCACGAGAACGAACACCGGCACTAGTGTTTTCCCCTTGTAAAGATATTGCTTTTGATCTATCAGGAGACTAAAGATCGGCATTGAAGAGACTCGGCAGGTCCTCGCCATTCTCATGGAGTCCCCATTCTATCTGAACGTGACTCACGCGGCGGAAGGGTAACCCTCGGCCCTCTCCCGTGGAACCCTTCTCCATGTCCGCGATAAATAGTGATTTCCGCTGCGCTTTCTTGCAATTATTTTGAATTATTATTATCATTAAACGTGGTGCAAACACTGCTCAAAAAGATATTCGGAACAAAGAACGAGAGGGAGCTGAAGCGCCTCTGGCCGATGGTCGAGACGATAAATTCCTTCGAAACGCGGATATCCGGCCTCAGCGACTCCGAACTGAGAGACAAGACCACAGAATTCAGGAGAAGGCTCGGGGGAG contains:
- a CDS encoding cation diffusion facilitator family transporter, with the protein product MDAERRLSISFGVTVLILFAEVIGGIVSNSLALLSDAGHVLTDAFALGLSIIAARISRKPSDHRATYGYQRVGLLAAVINGISLLAISAFIFFESYKRFVAPPRIDISLMLVVAAFGLAGNIVMAFIIGRKHEDLNIRSAWLHVLGDTLSSIGVIASGLIIFFTQWTYADPLASVIIGIVILSGGARVVKEAMVIFLEMTPKGFHAEEISKVLCNLPEVMGVHDVHIWSVAHKRVAFTAHVWVQDRKLSEVEGVRKRIESVLKEMGIGHIIIQFECAECAASELYCQIHLKDEEYHENEHRH